The Pseudomonas benzenivorans region GACCACGCCGAACAGTTCGTAGAACAAAAACAGCGCGGCGATCTGCAGCGGCGAGTAGCCGAGGCCGTGGAAGTGCAGCACCACCAGCATGCGCAGGGCGCCGTCGGTGAGGGTGAAGGCCCAGTAGTTGCCGGTCACCAGCAGGTACTGGCGGACCTCGGGGGCCAGGCGGGACAAGGCGTGCATTCAAGGCGTCCTGTGCATGGGCAGTTACGATGGGTATCGCTGCGCTCAACCCATCCTACGAACCTGTAGCTGGGGCGAGGGCTGTCGTTGCCCTCGCCCTATCCTGCGGGGCCACCGTAGGCTGGGCCGCACGGCGGCCGGCCCCACAATCGGTGCGCCGGCGCCGGGGATCGCGATCAGCCGGCCAGGCCGACCAGCCGGGCCAGCTCGGCGGTGCGGTTGGCGTAACCCCACTCGTTGTCGTACCAGGCGTACAGCTTGACCTGGGTACCGCCGATCACCAGGGTCGACAGGGCGTCGATGATCGAGGAACGCGGGTCGCTGCGGTAGTCGATGGACACCAGCGGCCGCTCCTCGTAGCCGAGGATGCCCTTGAGCGGGCCGGCGGCGGCGGCCGCGAGCAGGGCGTTGACCTCCTCCACCGTGGTGGCGCGCTCGACCTCGAACACGCAGTCGGTCAGCGAGGCGTTGGCCAGGGGCACGCGCACCGCATGGCCGTTGAGCTTGCCGCGCAGCTCCGGGAAGATCTCGGCAATCGCCGTGGCCGAGCCGGTGCTGGTGGGGATCAGGCTCATGCCGCTGGCCCGGGCGCGGCGCAGGTCCTTGTGCGGCTGATCGAGGATGCTCTGGGTGTTGGTCAGGTCGTGGATGGTGGTGATCGAGCCGTGGCGGATGCCCAGTGCCTCGTGGATCACCTTGACCACCGGGGCCAGGCAGTTGGTGGTGCAGGAGGCGGCGGTGACAATGCGGTGCGCCGCCGGGTCGAACAGGTCCTGGTTGACCCCCATGACCACGTTGAGGGCGCCGGCTTCCTTGACCGGGGCGCTGACCACCACGCGCTTCACGCCCTGCTCCAGGTAGGCCTGCAGCACCGCCACCGTCTTCATCTTGCCGCTGGCCTCGATCACCAGGTCGCAGCCGCTCCAGTCGGTGTCGGCGATGGCCTTGTTGGCGCTGACCGGGATGCGCTTGTTGCCTATCAGCAGACAGTCGCCGTCGCTGCCCGCCTCGTGCTGCCAACGGCCGTGCACCGAGTCGAAATTGAGCAGGTGGGCGTGGGTGGCGGCATCGCCGGCCGGGTCGTTGATCTGCACGAACTCCAG contains the following coding sequences:
- a CDS encoding ArsJ-associated glyceraldehyde-3-phosphate dehydrogenase, which gives rise to MSIKVGINGFGRIGRLALRAAWDWPELEFVQINDPAGDAATHAHLLNFDSVHGRWQHEAGSDGDCLLIGNKRIPVSANKAIADTDWSGCDLVIEASGKMKTVAVLQAYLEQGVKRVVVSAPVKEAGALNVVMGVNQDLFDPAAHRIVTAASCTTNCLAPVVKVIHEALGIRHGSITTIHDLTNTQSILDQPHKDLRRARASGMSLIPTSTGSATAIAEIFPELRGKLNGHAVRVPLANASLTDCVFEVERATTVEEVNALLAAAAAGPLKGILGYEERPLVSIDYRSDPRSSIIDALSTLVIGGTQVKLYAWYDNEWGYANRTAELARLVGLAG